The Belonocnema kinseyi isolate 2016_QV_RU_SX_M_011 chromosome 2, B_treatae_v1, whole genome shotgun sequence nucleotide sequence AAATCCGCCGAAAAATTAAGAACATATAGAATGCAGTTTACGAGTGTTGGAATCAAAAACACTAAATAAATCTGCTCCGTCGACCTCAGAGGAATTTTCAGACAGCGAGTTGGCCTCTCCCGGCACATCGACTCAATTTCTCCATTCATTCTCAAAAGAATGCTctttcttttctcctttttttgaTCATCAATGAAGATCTTTCTTTTTCAATAGGAAATCCAGATCGTTATTTCTCCGAGTGCATTCCATACACGTTTTTCGGGCCCTCGCATTTTGGAGTAAAATTCTTTTTACGGTTTTTTCGAAGTAGGAAAAATAAGGCCTTTTTCTGGAATCGGAATTAAGTCACTCGTTCTTTAACATACACATGTTTTTCCATGCGTGAAAGATATTCTTGTCTAAAGATAGATTCCAGAATTCACAGTACTTTTACCAAATCCTGCGTCATATAAGTACTATGTAATTATGTTTATTATAATATGTGTTTTGAATGAACTAAATGTGACACGGAAATGGATGTCAACAATGCTTCTCTAGAACCTTTTCTTGGCCACGATTAAGTATCAATCTACAAAATCTACTTACTTGTTTTATCTTGGGTTTGAGTTACGAAATTGGTCGATTTCAGTCtgaaagtaattaatttatttataaagcaCTATTAGTCACTGGGATGAGAGTCGACGCTCAAGATTCTTCATTTGGAGAAACCAGACTCACAACACCAAATCAAGAAAGAAATTGTGCAATCGCAGCATAATCTTGAAACTCTAGTGATAGAAATATTCTTAAGAATTATTCATATTTGTCACTCGGTGAGATAAGACAAGACTACGGGAATGCTTTTAACCGTAAAAAGCACGCGTCGTTTCAGACACAACTCGTTACTCACACGACTTCTCCAGTCGCTCCGTTTCTCGCCCTACTCTCTAATGACGGAGTGTGACGGAGTAATAATTAGAGGATAATCataataaagaaaaaaggaatggAATGAGAGTGGGGATGACAGAAGAACGGAACAGGCGACCAGAGATGCACCGTGACGGAACTGACAGCCCGTGTCACTGTCACAGATGTTCGCTGACCAACTGCTGTAATCAAAAGATATCACTCGCTGCAATGTCTTATTTTCTCTACAACATTGTATGTAATTTTTGCTCACGTAGTTGCTAATTTTCTACTTTATTCattttatcgtgaaaaattaaatttttaattcactttttcatgtaatttctatttatttgtatgaaatctttagaaaacattaactttcaaaTTGTGTGTGATAAGCCTTAAGGCGCCAAATTCAAATGGTTTGAGACGATAGccgcaaaacttgattttcaaaattccctgattgactttttatttttcttcatcattaatatttaaaaactaaaattttaatcttcttacCGTTTtgccgattttttttttataatgagtatttgaatttttttaatgaaaacgcgAATTGTCAAAAAGTGgtcaacattttgttaaaaagcgtGATATTCATTATTCCTGTTTAGGTATTTATCTGTATCTCCTTGGTTCTGATAAAATTTCTTGTCCTTTTTCACAATCCGCTGGAAAAACtaagcaatatttaaataaaaatttattgtttaaagttcatttgttttttaatttaaaattctttgaattatttcaaagttcTTTCCGGTCTATTCGTATTTTCGATGCAAATTCGGACGCGCTAGAAACATTGGATTTcacgaaatagaaaaaataactttGCGGCAAACTGACTTGATTTCCTTGGATTATTATAACTTTATATatcataattaattctttaaaaaaaattgaaccaagaGTCAATTCGaagttgaaacttgatttttgtaactatttttctGCCAAAggactaattttaatttgaaaaaatgataataaaaataaatcaagttgtcTTCAGATTTTTatccttttccaaaaatccaGTTTTCCGACCATTTCCCAAAATAGcagcgattttttttctttaattttttttctagatttgtCCTAATTTAAAGAGTATATTCCATGATACACTGCACTGTTTTCGAGCCCTTGGGAGAAGAGAGcatttttttggtctaaaaaacgaaaattcattttttgccaaaacgatacaatatacaaacaaaaaaatcaaaagaacaaaattgttcggctaaaaaagatctagaaaaaagttcattttttctctaaaaaacaattttatggtATGATGAAAAACCAAAAAAGGCTTCATTTAATAGTTTTACCAACGAGTTGGTAGAAGAATaatgaagtaaattaaaaataatggagagtaccgattatttaaaaaatcatgatttcagagataaaagaaaaaaattataaaaatgaaaggtgaatctttaaagtttcaagtaaataaacaataattgacaaataatttgatgaaataccTAATAATTTAATGTGAGTTTAAGAGACTTCAGGGTGAATTGaacttaaattcattttttttaaatccattgaattgaatagaattgagaacaattcaagaaaattccaaaaagttgaaaagaattcaggataaactaataagaattcagggtgattctaaatgaattttcttataaaaagtatttgaaaatatcgTATGAAGaccctcacttcttgtgaataaattctttcaaatccattaaaatattataaaatcccgtaaatttaatatttcctgaaatactgggaaattgattaaaatacctttacagcttttaaaatcacttgaaatcatataaatcctcggaaatcttataaaatatcttggaatatttttaaatatttaataatcttaTAATTCCTGTTAAATccttccatatcttccgaaattcttcacagcaggataacaatttttttttaaatcctttactaAAATGCTTGAAACTCCCTtacaattttgtaatcttttaaaaatgccttccaagttttaaaaattccttagaatctttcaaatacattaatatatttaaaatcctttgaaattttttgaaattctctaaaacttttgaaagctcCTGAAGATTTCTccgaaactttaaaacaaatctgaaatctttagaattctttagaatttctgCAAATTAGCGAATTAtactaaaaattccttggatcttttaaaataccttaaaatatttctaatcctttgaaatcaaatcttttggaatccttCGAATctcttaaagctcttgaaaatttgttgatacttttttaaacactacactatttcaaatattttgaatctcattgaaacttttgaaaaattctttgacatttaaaaaataccttcaaatcataaaattcattttaaatcctttgaaactttttaaagctcttataaattccttgacattttttaaaataccgttAGAAATTTATAATCATATGAAATCcctgaaacattttgaaaaattccttgcaattttcaaaaatacccacAAATTtctcaaatcctttggaatcacttcaaattatcaAACTTCGTTTCAGTAGgtttatttatccaaaaaatgtttaaaattattatatgaaaCTATTTATAAGCCAAGATGGAAAGTTTCATCCGACATTTAAAATAAACTCCAccagttttcttttaatttctactTAGAAGAATTTGCTAATAAGGAAAGAGATAtgcttacaaaatattttattcacattAATCTAACTTATCTAgtaaaacttatttacaatttAACCATCGGCTGGTTGTAATCCTTTCAAGAAAGCATCATATTTTTCGAATACTTCCGATTGTGGATCTCGCCTATTCACGTGGTCATCGTACTTTGCACCGACTGCCCATAAACTTTCCAAATCAAAAATTTGCCTGGTTTTCTTAGAAAATATGTGAAGTGCGATATTTCCTAAAAAGATTTAACTAGTCAATATCAATTACTTCTTATTTATGATCATCTTTTGATTTAATTCAGGATGTCCAGCGATTCTTAGAAACGAAATTCAACGTCTTTTCCAGGTCAAGAAGACaagtttttccagttttttttcattttttattggttaacaatttctaaagaaggcagaaccataaataaactaattcttaattttttgcgaacataagtcgccttcgaaatccttgaaatctttgtgaattctttaaaatattttgaagaacctaaaatttctgtgaaatattttaggattttaaaaaacttttgtaaaatatttgaaatattaaaaatctttgtaaattactttgaaagctttctttaactttttctgtgaaatcttttgttttcGTTTGAtagtattaaaatcttttgaaatcttctcaaattttttgaaaccttttgaaattatttatttattttattttatttattattatatattatttatNNNNNNNNNNNNNNNNNNNNNNNNNNNNNNNNNNNNNNNNNNNNNNNNNNNNNNNNNNNNNNNNNNNNNNNNNNNNNNNNNNNNNNNNNNNNNNNNNNNNattttatttatttatttatttgaaattattttgagtgtttatttgaaatcattataacGTTTTTAATCTGGGtaagatcttttgaaatattagaaatctagATTActataaccttttcaaaatctttgaaatcttttgaaagtttttaaatcttttgaaatgttcgaaatctttgtgaaatctgaaatctttgtcaaatcttttgaaatatttctcatATGTTtgcttgtgaaatctttcttattCGTTCAAgacattgaattatttgaattcttacaacatttaaaaatatttagtaatattttttaatttggtgtaCACTCAAAACCCGTGCGGTAAACACTTTGAATGCGAAATTAAACTTATAGAATCAAAGATAAAATTATacacaaattatttatatattcatataccacaattattgacaaaaaatctgttcattgcaatctataaaataatttattctgtaatgattaaaagataaattctatcTTGATAAATATAAACTGCTTTAGTAGCAAGATTTTTCTCCCATAatagactaaaagatttaaattacttttcgcatTTAAACGAAAGAActgttttcaaagattaaaatatttaattcaaggttctcatgaaaaattgaaggagatttccaagttttcaaggttaaaaaaaattcaaggagaattccaggtCGCTGAACACCCTGTTATTTTTTCATTGTCATATGTTAATATTGCTCGTACCTAGATCTAAAGCGACCCAATCTTTCGAATTCTCTCCCTCAATTTTGGGAATTACGTCTCCAGGATGTCTTTTTAATTTGTAGACTTTACGTACGAAAGTAGCCAGGGCGGTCATATGCCTGGCTGACTTTGCTGACACTATGACAAGGTAGTCTACGTATGCATATTCCGGTGGTACAGAAACTACGAAGACATCTTGGGCATTATCCTTTTTCAGGACTTCAATCAGATCTTCGATTTCGTATACGCCAGTTATACCACCTGgagtttaattgaatattaatagaGTAGATGtcgattttaattttactttattcaGTATATTTAGTGTCTGATTCCTATGAAAGAAATTACaggaaaaaaaaagtaaataaagattgagCTAAATTTATCTTGAAGTTTAAAATCTTGATCGCACtatatagcatttaaaaaatacattccgATTTGGAAATGTGTTTGCGTTGATAAAGTaggtaaaattttacaaatattttatcatGTAACTCCATGATTGATAAAAACAATTGGttaaattatagaatagctggtaccACACTCTATTTCCtggattttttttccaaaatcaaactattggaacatgaaattgaagtaaattcgaagcgatttattagaagaaagcattaaaattatttttaattgcattattataacggTCAAATATAGGtctatcaaaaatttgaatttgctgTATTTAACTTACCGTTTAAGTCCTTTTAAGAATCCGGGCAaggtaaaaaaagttataaataagtgtaatttgaacttttatttacatatcttgacatttttgctgtttgttttgtttatataaaccattttacttacaaaaaaagaaagagttgctAAAGTTGTTTAAGAAAgagtcatttcaaattttaaagcacctcgaccccctttccaacttttaaaaattacaaatgaaatttttataattggttatatcgatgaaaataatttaaaaagaatattccattttattaaaaaagatttaaaaatttcgtatACATACTCTTTAACCCAGCAAGAATGTCTAAAAACACATTAATGGTAAGTTGAATatggcaaattcaaatttttggtagacccatatttgacacgttataataatgcaattaataataattttaatgctttcttgtaacaaatcgcttcgaatttacttttagtttgataaaaaaaacaaaaaaaatccatgAAATAAAGAGTGGTACCAGTTATTCTATAATCTAACCAAACAAttccttaaaaatgatttaagaaatAATCATGACACCATATCACTCGTTTAATTGATTTTTGCAAAGTGTataaaactcaaaatataaatttacaggcaaaaattaaaaacgtgtaacatttttaatgtagaatcttTTATATATGGgatgaaacaatttaaaactttaatttataactttttaatgtAGGACTGCTACAGCCAAATTTACTCGAAAAAGTAAAAGAGTAAGCAATTAAGCATAGAAGTGATTAAcagaaactaattttgaacctaagaagtgactaatatgaattaataatatgaacaatattcttttgaatttaaaattcattggtaagacttcaaaacaattcaagttaaattaaaataaattgaaaaaaaataaaataaaaaaccctATTTATTTCTGTCAAATTATAGAGAAATATgaggaaaataaaaagaattcgatGGGATTGAgactgaattaaacaaaaaaactcaagtgaattaaaaacaattcaaaaatatgaaaaaatggatggaattcagtaagtttgtaatgattttagaaacattcaaaagGATTCGATGAAATGCCTCAGAATTTAAAGTAAGTTTAACAGActttaagatgaattttaaaaaactaaataaaacatccattgaattgagtagaattcaaatcaattaaaaaaatcaagagtaTTCCTgggaattcaggataaatttggagtgaattacaaataaattgcataaacattgaaaaatctcttcaaatctttaaaattatacgaaAACCCTTACttattgttaataaattctttataatccaatacaatattataaaatcccgtgacaTTTGTTGATATTTCctaaaaacctgaaaaatttattagaatctattggaatctttaaaaatattatagtccCTGTAAAAAGGTTCCATATCTTCCGCAATTCTTCAcaattgaattacattttttttaaattccttagaatcatagaaaatcttggaaatccaagttattgaaatatattgaaaattccatggaagtatttaaaatatcctataatatttgaaatcctattaagttactataatcaattgaaaattccatggaatatTCTAAAATACCGAACAATATTTTAGATgcattaaaatctcttgaaaattcatcagaataaaaaaatttaaaaccctaaacgaaagaaaaatcctaggaatttttttaaatactctaaactccttagaaaatatttgaaatcttactaaatcattcaattttttaaaatcctgtaaaatcgttgcatagatttcgaaatttctttaaaacccataaaaactttgttaaatctcttcaaatcttttacatcctaaaatatttgaattcttaccAAATTCTTAGGAAGTTTTTGAAAGATCCTAcaatctttaaagtcctttggaaacttttaaaattattgaaatctattaaatattccttgcgcattctttttaaataccctataatatttttaatcttttaagacttttgataaagttttggacaattccttggaatctttaaaaataccccaaaatctttgcaatttcttcaaatgattaatgtctattaaaaatttcttggtatccttaaaaataccctaaaatatttgaaatattttgatactttttaaagctgttgaaaattctttggtactttaaaattttaaaataccctaaagtctTTAAAGTCCTTTGGAATTCCCTTcacattattgaaatatatttttaaaccctatttcaaatcttttgaacgaTTTTACAGTTCTTGgcaattattttgaacttttaaaaatatgaattgaaatctattaaacatTCCTTgggatctttttaaataccttaagatatatttaaatactttagaactttgtaaatctcttgaaaattacttggaatttgtAAAGATACcctaaaattccttcaaatggtTAAAATCcatcaaaaaattcttgaaatattaaaaaatatttcaaattctatgaAACGTTTTAAAGCTCATTAAAATGCCTccgaagattgaaaaaaatcctaaaatctttgaagtcaTTTGAAAAACCTTAAACAttcgaaatctattaaaaatcccttggaacttttaaaatatcctaaaatattctaaatctttttataaagGTCTTGAAcattacttggaatttttaaaaatgtcctaaaatatttcaaacagtgtgaaacttttgaaagctcGTTAAAATCCCTTGATGTTTCTTTAAACAcaccaaaatcttttgaaatccctttaaagtattgaaatatattaaaaattccttagaatcttttaaaatcttccaaatatctttaaatgtgttcaaatttcttggaatctgtTAGAATAAccttaaatattacaaaagattttaagaaaattaagaaataagtaACGGATAGAATAATGactatcttttcatttaaaaaagtgattatagTGGCTTTATCTTAAAAACTGAAAGTTACTTAGAGCGCTTCTTActaaaattcccttatttttacattttttccaaatcctTGACCTACGACCACCAGGTCAGTTAAATTATTACTGCCCATAAATTattgtattataaataataaagtccTCTTTTTCCATGAGAACAAAGAAATCCCATGAATGCGTAGATGTTTACTCACGTGTTAGGTTTATACCAGCATAGGGATCGAACTCTTCTTCCTCGATATTTAATTCAGCAAGATTTATTTTATGTCTTTCTTCATCGACGTCAAAAATAACCGGTGAATCTTCGTCTTTGAACACTTTGTATTTTTGACTTACGGTGTAAGTAGGGTTATGTTTCGACTCCTCCTTTTCAGCTTCATTATCccttaatttttcacgaatactCTTGCTGCAGAATGACctctttttggaaaatgtttcatATTGCACTATTCTACAGGAACACGTATAGGAAGATTTAAATAATCCTTTTCCGacacaaaataacgaatttgaaACGCGACTCAACATTTTTTCAGGTGTAGAACATAACCTCTAttttttattcgtcaattttgttGGTAGCACCTGTTTGCGTTGGCTAGACTgccaatttaaatttgtttaaaacgcagtcttaattattaataaaataacgcCACTATTAATGTTATGTGAGCGTAATCTCAAATTTTGTTGTTCGAATCAACTTGCTCACACgaaattgagttgaaaattatatgagaagcactaaagaaatatttttggaagcactaaaaaaaattggtcccaaatttttataattatgaaagaagtaaaaaaaaacttgtttttatcaTTGTAAACATTTAGTACCAGACAAGCGTTTCTTAGTGcttattttatttctcaaattttcaactcgatatcgcgttgggtttagaaaaatttgagcattgccttaattagtcaaattaaaaagCTTAAGAAATTCGTCAAACGAATTCTAGTCACAAATTATTAAGTTTATATAGGGGTAGAGTTCTGAGCGGGTTATATTATTTTGAGAACGATaacgagaatataaccgagaaataaattgcattttttcgttaacttttcggttgaaaattcacctctttttttgaaagtttgtctattttattttaaagtttacctgttttagcagaaataaaatatttttatgataaaaatgcaactgtttggttattaATAaggctattatactattttcttgaaaacttaattatttcgaagaaaatttacttgttaaaaattcatcatgtttagttaaaaaaattcgtctttttggattgaaaattcagtttttttcgtagaaacttatttttttgttacaaaaattcaatttctgatgTTACTGAGTAAACtcgaatcttttttgaatgaaaactcagttttttgtaatacaaaattcttctgctattagataaatttcatatttattgataaaaatgcaactatttggtagagaattcaaaaatgttgttaacaagtcatcctttttggttaaaaattagtctttctgtgttaaaaatccaagtttttgggtttaaaattatttgttaaaagattcagtttgatcgtgaaaactcgactaaaatctttttcaaccgaaaattcaactattttttgaaaatgtatctttttgatttagaacttcacgttttagaagaaatttctttaaataaaaatccaaacttTTGGTTAACCCATTAatgaccaaagctatcaattttataacatgagtttgaccgcaaaatttatgggtataacagAACAATAAATAGAccaaaagtactgttccttatgtttttgggtgggctaaattcaaattcgtggtcaaaattaaatatggcggtttttgtatacaaaagtagtgaaaaatatttgtttaaaaaaaaattcaatggaataaaaatgactttaaattaaccatagaacattgatattttttttattttttagaaaaaatttgaaaaaattcaagaatattctttgactaaatcttaagaaatttttatttttggaaaatttgtactAAAGCCTATAgactttgggaaataattgatcaaactaCTTGAATTTGTTCAGATTTCTTTtcgcaaattttttgaaaaatcaaacattttttctaaaaaatctaaaaaaaaaatgcagtGTGCAAAAACTTTcaggtttttgagaaaaacaaatatggaaaaaaacagtttctggaacatttttgcattttgtccgcaattttggaagaaaaaacgtatatataaaatttaagaattttttgcgccgttggttgaagaaattttaagatattacagcgttttatatctgaaaaaaagataaaaatcaagcatttttcactatttttgtatacaaaaacgctagatttaattttgaaaacaaaatattcaaattttgaccacaaATTCGAATTCAGGTCACCTAATAAtaacataaggaacagtacttttgattGATTTATTGTTACACCCATAAATTTTGCGGCCAACTCATAGGTTGAATAAtcaactattaaaacttttttgtttttggaaataaatcaatacatttgaaaattttaaatttgtatgtttcTTATACGGTTAATAATTCAAAATCACTGCGACATTAATTAAAACTCATGCTGAAAcgtagattttaattaaaaattagattacgAATCCCCtccttttttctacaattcatctAACAACTGAAAAATTATTGTCTATAGCGtcgatctaaaaaaattgaacttattaataatgaaaaattcattgtaaaaatattttattccaaataatttaacttgcaGGAAGTGTGTTAAACCGAAATTGGAGAGGGAGAG carries:
- the LOC117183097 gene encoding uncharacterized protein LOC117183097, translating into MLSRVSNSLFCVGKGLFKSSYTCSCRIVQYETFSKKRSFCSKSIREKLRDNEAEKEESKHNPTYTVSQKYKVFKDEDSPVIFDVDEERHKINLAELNIEEEEFDPYAGINLTRGITGVYEIEDLIEVLKKDNAQDVFVVSVPPEYAYVDYLVIVSAKSARHMTALATFVRKVYKLKRHPGDVIPKIEGENSKDWVALDLGNIALHIFSKKTRQIFDLESLWAVGAKYDDHVNRRDPQSEVFEKYDAFLKGLQPADG